GCTGAAGGAGGCCTGGACACACGCAGCCGCTTGCACCGAAGATTGAAAACATGCTCTACGCCATCACCTCGCTTTTCCTTTGCCAGCTGGCCGGCGAACTGCTCGTGCAGTGGCTGGGCCTGCCGATCCCCGGTCCGCTGATCGGCATGGTGCTGATGTTCATCGCGTTGCTCGTGCGCGGCAGCGTGCCGCAGGCGCTGACCGATACCTCGGGCCATCTGCTGCGCAACCTGATGCTGCTGTTCATTCCCGCCGTGACCGGCGTCATGCTGCATTTCGAGCGGGTAGGGCGCGAGTGGCTGCCGTTCCTCGCGGCCGGCATCGTCGGCGCGGCCTTCACCATGACCGTCACCGCGCTCACCTTCCGCTGGATGATCCGCATCACCGGGAAGAACGCGGAATGAGCGCCCCCGCGAAGCTCTCCGAGATCTGGGTCTTTCTTGCGCAGTCGCCGCTGCTGTGGCTGTCGCTCACGCTGCTGGCGT
This region of Variovorax sp. RKNM96 genomic DNA includes:
- a CDS encoding CidA/LrgA family protein encodes the protein MLYAITSLFLCQLAGELLVQWLGLPIPGPLIGMVLMFIALLVRGSVPQALTDTSGHLLRNLMLLFIPAVTGVMLHFERVGREWLPFLAAGIVGAAFTMTVTALTFRWMIRITGKNAE